In a single window of the Flavivirga spongiicola genome:
- the cysQ gene encoding 3'(2'),5'-bisphosphate nucleotidase CysQ has protein sequence MKNLLDLAIEAAVKAGETIEEIYKHDNFELEIKQDNSPLTKADTAANTIINTFLKTTPIPIISEENKETDYEERKHWKKCWIVDPLDGTKEFLKKNGEFTVNIALIEHGKPILGVIFSPISKELYYANVLDKKAYKIIVDENYKYSDNLFDEAHRIIPKKTNDSLIKVVGSRSHMNDDTKVFMKELSANYPSIEIIPKGSSLKFCLIAEGKADIYPRFAPTMEWDTAAGQAICEAVGIHVISKSTFEDLSYNKSNLLNSHFVVSNHTFVFDKK, from the coding sequence ATGAAAAACCTTTTAGATCTTGCCATAGAAGCGGCCGTTAAAGCTGGCGAAACCATTGAGGAAATTTATAAACATGATAATTTTGAACTAGAAATCAAACAAGATAATAGTCCTTTAACAAAGGCGGATACAGCGGCTAACACCATAATCAATACATTTTTAAAAACCACGCCCATCCCTATAATTAGTGAAGAAAATAAAGAAACTGACTACGAGGAAAGGAAACATTGGAAAAAATGTTGGATTGTTGATCCTCTTGATGGAACAAAAGAATTTTTAAAAAAGAATGGTGAATTTACTGTAAACATTGCTTTAATTGAGCATGGAAAACCAATATTGGGTGTCATTTTCTCTCCTATTTCTAAGGAACTTTATTATGCTAACGTTCTAGACAAAAAAGCCTATAAGATAATAGTAGACGAAAATTATAAGTATTCTGATAACTTGTTTGATGAGGCTCATAGAATCATTCCCAAAAAAACAAATGATTCTTTAATAAAGGTGGTAGGGAGTAGATCTCACATGAATGATGACACAAAAGTTTTCATGAAAGAACTAAGTGCTAACTACCCCTCTATTGAAATTATACCAAAAGGAAGTTCCCTTAAGTTTTGTTTGATAGCAGAAGGCAAAGCAGACATTTATCCAAGATTTGCACCAACTATGGAATGGGATACGGCTGCAGGGCAAGCTATTTGTGAAGCTGTCGGCATTCATGTTATTTCAAAAAGCACTTTTGAAGATTTATCATATAATAAATCCAACTTATTAAACAGTCATTTTGTAGTTAGTAATCATACTTTTGTATTTGACAAAAAATGA
- the amaB gene encoding L-piperidine-6-carboxylate dehydrogenase, protein MKDLLKAFDLSTPYYNISTGQENWVGNSKKIIDIKSPVNNDCIGTIQLADNHSYKVVVSKAKEAFPIWKSMPAPQRGDIVRQFGDALRKEKENLAKLVSYEMGKSLQEGYGEVQEMIDICDFAVGLSRQLYGLQMHSERPNHRMFEQWHPLGIVGIISAFNFPVAVWAWNATLAWICGNVCVWKPSEKTPFSAMACQEIFKKILKQNALPEGISNIIIGDSDIGKLMASDYDIALISATGSTKMGKSVSQTVGKRLGKSILELGGNNAIIVTQEADLDIAVPAIVFGAVGTAGQRCTSTRRLIVHKSCYQNLLDKLIHAYKQLRIGNPLNEKNHVGPLIDVDAVNDYLKTIEEAQKQGGNLVYGNNVLKGEAFKSNCYVMPTIIEAHSNMSIVRHETFAPILYVFSYDTLDEAIFIQNNVPQGLSSSIFTQNMQQVETFLSNSGSDCGIANVNIGTSGAEIGGAFGGEKETGGGRESGSDSWKAYMRRQTCTVNYGKNAHLAQGIVFNL, encoded by the coding sequence ATGAAAGATTTATTAAAGGCATTCGATCTTAGTACACCCTATTATAATATTAGTACTGGTCAAGAAAATTGGGTTGGAAATAGTAAAAAAATTATTGATATTAAATCTCCCGTAAATAATGATTGCATAGGCACCATCCAACTTGCAGATAACCATAGTTATAAAGTTGTTGTTTCTAAAGCAAAAGAAGCATTTCCTATATGGAAGTCCATGCCAGCTCCACAACGTGGAGACATTGTAAGACAGTTTGGCGATGCACTTAGAAAAGAAAAGGAAAACCTAGCAAAACTTGTAAGCTACGAAATGGGCAAAAGCTTACAAGAAGGCTATGGAGAGGTTCAAGAAATGATAGACATTTGTGATTTTGCTGTTGGTCTTTCCCGGCAACTTTATGGGCTTCAAATGCATTCTGAAAGACCAAATCACAGAATGTTTGAACAATGGCATCCGCTTGGTATTGTAGGCATTATTTCCGCTTTTAATTTTCCTGTAGCTGTTTGGGCCTGGAATGCTACATTAGCATGGATTTGTGGAAACGTATGTGTGTGGAAACCTTCGGAAAAAACACCCTTTTCAGCTATGGCATGTCAAGAAATTTTCAAGAAAATACTAAAGCAAAATGCATTGCCCGAAGGCATCTCTAACATAATAATTGGGGATAGTGACATAGGTAAGCTTATGGCTTCAGATTACGATATAGCATTAATTTCTGCTACAGGATCAACTAAAATGGGTAAAAGTGTTTCCCAAACTGTTGGAAAACGATTAGGAAAATCAATCCTTGAATTAGGTGGCAACAACGCGATCATTGTAACTCAAGAGGCAGATCTGGATATTGCAGTTCCGGCCATTGTATTTGGAGCTGTTGGTACAGCTGGTCAGCGATGTACCTCAACACGTCGTTTAATAGTTCATAAAAGTTGTTACCAAAATTTATTAGATAAATTAATACATGCATATAAACAATTACGTATAGGGAATCCATTAAACGAAAAAAATCATGTTGGGCCATTAATAGATGTAGATGCTGTAAATGACTACCTTAAAACCATAGAGGAAGCTCAAAAACAAGGCGGAAATTTAGTGTATGGTAATAACGTATTAAAAGGAGAGGCATTTAAATCCAACTGTTATGTGATGCCTACTATTATTGAAGCCCATTCTAATATGTCCATTGTTAGACATGAAACATTTGCTCCAATTCTTTATGTTTTTTCGTATGACACTTTAGATGAAGCCATTTTTATACAAAACAATGTTCCACAAGGTTTATCATCTTCTATTTTCACTCAAAATATGCAACAAGTAGAAACTTTTCTATCTAATTCAGGGTCAGATTGCGGCATTGCCAATGTAAATATAGGAACATCTGGCGCAGAAATAGGAGGCGCTTTTGGTGGAGAAAAAGAAACTGGAGGCGGTAGAGAAAGTGGTTCTGATTCATGGAAAGCTTATATGAGAAGACAAACGTGCACCGTAAATTATGGGAAAAATGCTCATTTAGCACAAGGCATTGTATTTAACTTGTAA
- a CDS encoding DUF1338 domain-containing protein has protein sequence MSNNNQNALEKILECLLTPYKERVSDVSKIVTAMLNEGIIDDENDIANDHIAFRTLGVENLGIASFEKIFLHYGYKKKDFYHFENKKLNAYWYAPPSEKYPRIFISELRVWDLSKEVQDIIYKYTESIVSDPIDALNLDDVDDIAAFLTNPLWCLPSLENYTTLLNESEYAAWVIYNRYYLNHYTISVHDLPSGFNTIEAFNDFIEGIGITLNTSGGKIKTSSDGLLKQSSTVAKMIRAEFLDNKKMDIAGSYVEFAERKLLPNSNVSLNDKISNAYRRDGFETSNADKIFESTYTEQTILR, from the coding sequence ATGAGTAATAATAATCAAAACGCTTTAGAAAAGATTTTAGAATGCTTATTAACTCCATACAAAGAGCGTGTATCGGATGTATCTAAAATAGTAACAGCCATGTTAAACGAAGGCATTATTGATGATGAAAATGATATTGCAAATGATCATATAGCTTTCAGAACTTTGGGGGTTGAAAATTTGGGTATTGCATCTTTTGAAAAGATATTTTTACATTATGGTTATAAGAAAAAAGATTTTTATCATTTTGAAAACAAAAAACTTAATGCATATTGGTATGCGCCTCCTTCAGAAAAATATCCAAGAATTTTTATAAGCGAACTTAGAGTTTGGGATTTATCTAAAGAAGTTCAAGATATTATTTATAAATATACTGAGTCCATTGTATCCGATCCTATAGATGCACTAAACCTAGATGACGTTGATGACATTGCTGCTTTTTTAACTAATCCTTTATGGTGTTTACCTTCTCTTGAAAACTACACAACGCTTTTAAATGAAAGCGAATATGCAGCCTGGGTGATATACAATCGCTACTACCTCAACCACTATACCATAAGTGTACATGACCTCCCAAGTGGATTTAACACGATTGAAGCGTTTAATGACTTTATTGAAGGGATTGGTATCACATTAAACACATCTGGAGGTAAGATTAAAACCAGTTCGGATGGGTTATTAAAACAAAGTAGCACCGTTGCAAAAATGATTAGAGCTGAGTTTTTGGATAATAAAAAAATGGATATAGCTGGAAGCTATGTTGAATTTGCAGAGCGTAAATTACTTCCAAATAGTAATGTTTCTTTAAATGATAAAATCAGTAACGCATATAGAAGAGATGGTTTTGAGACTTCTAATGCCGATAAAATTTTCGAAAGCACTTATACAGAACAAACTATTTTAAGATAA
- a CDS encoding LysR family transcriptional regulator: protein MISKTNQLEIRHIRYFLVLAETLHFRKAASKVFISQSALSQQISLLESILGVKLFDRTNRKVSLSTAGISFFKEAQGIISYLDKSMERWQQTLDGDRGQLKIGFVGSAMKHYLPPIIKHFTNDYSKVGLSLEELTNSDQLQAVEQDNIDIGFMRSNKVSSEMNIKSVYAENFSLVLPEGHSINKNNFINIGQCADESFILYPNESSPMYFQQILNLCSEYNFSPKISHRAIHGATIFKLVENGMGLSIIPNSLRDENNYKIRFIELRETKSKTELFAVWKKNYKNPILTTFLKHILNEEV, encoded by the coding sequence ATGATAAGTAAAACAAATCAATTAGAGATTCGACATATTCGTTACTTTTTGGTTTTGGCTGAAACATTACATTTTAGAAAAGCGGCTTCTAAGGTGTTTATATCTCAGTCCGCACTTAGTCAACAAATAAGTCTGTTAGAGTCTATATTAGGTGTTAAATTATTTGATAGAACCAATCGAAAAGTGTCATTAAGCACTGCTGGAATTTCTTTTTTTAAAGAAGCACAGGGAATCATCAGCTATTTAGATAAGTCAATGGAGCGATGGCAACAGACCTTAGATGGAGATAGAGGACAGCTTAAAATTGGTTTTGTTGGTTCAGCAATGAAGCATTACTTACCACCAATTATTAAGCACTTTACAAATGATTATTCCAAAGTAGGTTTGTCTTTGGAAGAACTTACTAATTCAGATCAATTACAGGCTGTGGAACAAGATAATATTGATATCGGATTTATGAGGTCTAACAAAGTGTCTTCCGAAATGAATATAAAATCTGTTTACGCAGAGAATTTCTCGTTAGTATTACCAGAAGGTCATTCAATAAACAAAAACAACTTTATTAATATTGGCCAATGTGCAGATGAATCTTTTATTTTGTATCCAAATGAAAGTAGTCCGATGTACTTTCAGCAGATATTAAATTTATGTTCGGAGTATAATTTTAGTCCGAAAATTTCTCATAGAGCAATTCATGGAGCCACCATATTTAAATTGGTTGAAAATGGTATGGGTTTATCAATAATTCCAAATTCTTTGCGGGATGAAAATAATTATAAAATACGCTTTATTGAGTTAAGGGAAACCAAATCAAAAACAGAACTGTTTGCTGTTTGGAAGAAAAATTATAAAAACCCAATATTAACAACTTTTTTAAAGCATATTCTAAATGAAGAGGTTTAA
- the cysD gene encoding sulfate adenylyltransferase subunit CysD, producing MSKYFLNYLDELESEAIFILRECFEQFSNPVILFSGGKDSIVVSHLAKKAFYPSPIPFSLVHIDTGHNFPETIQFRDDIIKALGVRLLIGSVQKSIDIGHVKEEKGKNATRNILQTTTLLNLIDENKIDCAIGGARRDEEKARAKERVFSHRDKAGQWDPKNQRPELWNIYNGKHYEKEHFRVFPISNWTEMDVWNYIKRENMTIPSLYYAHEREVIWRQGAWIPNSKHIIIEDHEAVVTKNIRFRTLGDITITGGIESEADTLEKIIAEVSAIRQTERGSRSDDKRSESAMEDRKRKGYF from the coding sequence ATGAGTAAATATTTTTTAAACTATTTAGATGAACTAGAATCTGAAGCTATTTTTATTTTAAGAGAGTGTTTCGAGCAATTTAGCAACCCGGTTATTTTATTTTCCGGAGGTAAAGATTCTATAGTGGTTTCTCATTTAGCGAAAAAAGCATTTTATCCGTCTCCTATTCCGTTTAGTTTAGTACACATAGACACTGGTCATAACTTCCCAGAAACGATTCAATTTAGAGATGATATTATTAAGGCGTTAGGGGTTCGTTTGTTAATTGGCTCTGTTCAAAAATCTATAGATATAGGTCATGTTAAAGAAGAAAAAGGAAAAAACGCTACTCGTAATATACTTCAAACCACCACGCTTTTAAACCTTATTGATGAAAACAAAATAGATTGCGCTATTGGAGGAGCACGTCGAGACGAAGAGAAGGCAAGGGCTAAAGAACGTGTTTTTTCACATCGGGACAAAGCTGGCCAATGGGATCCTAAAAATCAACGTCCGGAACTATGGAACATTTATAACGGAAAACATTATGAAAAAGAACACTTTAGGGTTTTTCCAATAAGTAATTGGACAGAAATGGATGTCTGGAACTATATAAAACGCGAAAACATGACCATTCCTTCTTTGTATTACGCACATGAAAGAGAAGTTATTTGGCGACAAGGGGCCTGGATTCCAAACTCAAAGCATATAATTATTGAAGATCACGAAGCCGTGGTAACAAAAAATATTCGTTTTAGAACCCTAGGAGATATAACCATTACAGGAGGGATAGAATCTGAAGCAGATACTTTGGAAAAAATCATTGCAGAAGTTTCCGCAATACGCCAAACCGAACGCGGTAGCAGAAGTGATGACAAACGCTCTGAAAGTGCTATGGAAGATCGAAAACGTAAAGGCTATTTTTAG
- a CDS encoding aminotransferase class III-fold pyridoxal phosphate-dependent enzyme, which produces MSYNNLKITAQQAEDILLDLFDIKGKASQLPGELDFNFRIKIENEEGYILKISRPDENENYLDFQQELLQYVEDNRDKLLAPKVIKDKNGHVISEITDTFGNQRKVRLLTWISGRVWSSVNPQLDHLRFSLGEQCGLLTLALQGFDHPEAHRDFDWDVAQSLWTKKHIDLFSSEEKDILSTFQQQFERSQSSYSKLRKAVVHNDANDNNVIVSEDVLSPIVKAAIDYGDSVHTQIINDLAISCAYCIMHHNDPLDAALPIIKGYHSTFPLEEEELAHLYTAIAMRLVISVTKSAINKIEEPDNDYLLISEKPAWEVLKKWGLIHPKFAEYNFRDVCGFTAHPKQEAFENWASKQPFQLSDIFPTIAKNDVQHLDLSVSSKWIGHQEDFNDLDLFQFKINQLQKTIPSKIIAGGYLEPRPLYTSTTYDKIGNKGRESRSIHLGIDYWLPAQTAIHAILDGEVVIAVNDAGDKEYGGLVVLKHHTPNFDFYTLYGHLTVASATQHKVGDLIKKGEKVAELGCPPENGNWAPHLHFQVMLSLFDYTADYPGVAYFSQTQVWKDICPNPNLLFKSEALQQNDITSNEELISYRKQHLGKSLSLQYKVPIKMVRGAGQYLMDQFGRKYLDTVNNVAHVGHENYYVVKAGQEQMALINTNSRYLHENINALAKELIETLPPELNVLHFVNSGSEANELAIRMVKANTGERDIIASEVGYHGNANMCIDISSYKFDGKGGQGAPEHTHIFPLPDAFRGKYRGKDAGKKYAEEVQKQIDIVHEKGRRVGAFIIEPIISCGGQIELPEGFLAMAYEKIRAHGGLCISDEVQVGCGRMGKTFWGFQLHDVVPDIVTIGKPLGNGHPLAAVACTQEVANKFANGMEYFNTFGGNPVSCAIGTEVLRTVKREKLQENALEVGEYLKAELKKLAQEFPIIGDVRGQGLFLGIELVDANLTPLAEQTDYLANRMKNYGILMSTDGPDYNVLKIKPPIVFTKKNAEELLFYLKKIFSEDFMQVTITS; this is translated from the coding sequence ATGAGCTATAACAATTTAAAAATAACAGCGCAACAGGCTGAAGACATACTTTTAGATTTATTTGACATTAAAGGAAAGGCTTCTCAATTGCCTGGGGAACTTGATTTTAATTTTAGAATTAAGATAGAAAATGAAGAAGGTTATATTCTAAAAATATCACGTCCGGATGAAAATGAAAATTATCTCGACTTTCAACAAGAACTATTGCAATATGTTGAAGACAATAGAGATAAACTCTTAGCACCAAAAGTAATAAAAGATAAAAATGGACATGTTATTTCTGAAATTACAGATACTTTTGGTAACCAACGGAAAGTGCGTTTACTCACTTGGATTTCTGGTCGTGTTTGGAGCAGTGTAAATCCTCAATTGGATCATTTGCGTTTCAGTTTGGGTGAACAATGTGGATTATTGACCCTAGCCTTGCAAGGTTTTGACCATCCGGAAGCACATCGCGATTTCGATTGGGATGTGGCACAATCGCTTTGGACAAAAAAGCATATTGATTTGTTTTCTTCTGAAGAGAAAGACATTCTTTCTACGTTTCAACAACAATTTGAAAGGTCACAAAGCAGCTATTCGAAATTACGAAAAGCAGTGGTTCATAACGATGCAAATGATAATAACGTTATCGTTTCAGAAGATGTCCTCTCTCCTATTGTAAAAGCTGCCATTGATTATGGGGATTCCGTACATACTCAAATCATAAATGACCTCGCTATTAGTTGTGCTTATTGTATCATGCATCATAACGATCCATTAGATGCTGCTTTACCCATTATAAAAGGCTATCATTCCACTTTTCCTTTAGAGGAAGAAGAGTTGGCACATTTATATACTGCTATTGCCATGCGATTGGTTATTTCCGTCACCAAATCGGCTATAAATAAAATAGAAGAACCTGATAACGACTATTTATTAATAAGCGAAAAACCTGCTTGGGAAGTACTTAAAAAATGGGGTTTGATTCATCCAAAGTTCGCTGAATACAATTTTAGAGATGTTTGTGGGTTTACAGCACACCCTAAACAAGAAGCCTTTGAAAATTGGGCTTCAAAACAACCATTTCAACTATCTGATATATTTCCTACCATTGCTAAAAACGACGTACAGCATTTAGATTTAAGTGTTTCCAGTAAGTGGATTGGGCATCAAGAAGATTTTAACGATCTGGATTTGTTTCAGTTTAAAATAAACCAGCTTCAAAAAACAATTCCAAGCAAAATTATAGCAGGAGGCTATTTGGAACCACGCCCTTTATATACCTCAACAACCTATGACAAAATTGGTAATAAGGGTAGAGAAAGCCGAAGTATTCATTTAGGAATAGATTATTGGTTACCTGCCCAAACGGCTATTCATGCTATATTAGATGGCGAAGTAGTTATTGCAGTAAATGATGCCGGAGATAAAGAATATGGTGGGTTGGTCGTTTTAAAACATCACACTCCCAACTTTGATTTTTATACATTATATGGACATTTAACAGTGGCGAGTGCTACACAACATAAAGTAGGAGATCTCATTAAAAAAGGGGAAAAAGTAGCCGAATTAGGTTGTCCTCCTGAAAACGGGAACTGGGCACCTCATCTTCATTTTCAAGTGATGCTATCTCTTTTTGATTATACTGCCGATTATCCCGGGGTTGCCTATTTTAGTCAAACCCAAGTATGGAAAGACATTTGCCCGAATCCTAATTTATTATTCAAATCAGAAGCCCTTCAACAAAACGATATTACTTCTAATGAAGAATTAATCAGCTATAGAAAACAACATTTAGGGAAAAGTTTAAGTCTTCAATACAAAGTACCTATAAAAATGGTTCGCGGAGCTGGTCAATATTTAATGGATCAATTCGGACGTAAATATTTAGACACCGTAAACAACGTAGCACATGTTGGTCACGAAAACTACTATGTTGTAAAAGCTGGACAAGAACAGATGGCGCTTATCAATACCAATTCGCGTTATTTACACGAAAACATAAATGCATTAGCCAAAGAGCTAATAGAAACTTTACCACCAGAATTAAATGTATTGCATTTTGTGAATTCAGGTAGTGAGGCCAATGAATTGGCAATTAGAATGGTTAAAGCAAATACTGGTGAACGTGATATTATTGCTTCAGAGGTTGGTTATCATGGGAATGCCAACATGTGTATTGATATAAGTTCTTATAAATTTGACGGTAAAGGTGGACAAGGGGCACCGGAACATACTCATATTTTTCCGCTTCCAGACGCTTTTAGAGGTAAATACAGAGGTAAAGATGCAGGCAAAAAATACGCGGAAGAAGTACAAAAACAAATAGACATTGTTCATGAAAAAGGCCGAAGAGTCGGTGCATTTATTATCGAACCCATTATTAGTTGTGGTGGACAAATAGAGTTACCAGAAGGGTTTTTAGCAATGGCTTACGAGAAAATTAGAGCTCATGGAGGTCTATGTATTTCAGATGAAGTACAAGTAGGCTGTGGTAGAATGGGAAAAACTTTTTGGGGCTTTCAATTGCATGATGTCGTACCGGATATTGTAACCATTGGTAAGCCATTGGGCAATGGACATCCGTTAGCCGCAGTAGCCTGTACCCAAGAAGTAGCTAATAAATTTGCCAACGGCATGGAATACTTTAACACCTTTGGTGGTAACCCGGTTTCTTGTGCCATCGGAACAGAAGTATTGCGAACCGTAAAACGAGAAAAATTACAAGAAAACGCCTTGGAAGTTGGAGAATATTTAAAAGCGGAATTAAAAAAATTAGCTCAGGAATTTCCTATTATAGGAGATGTACGAGGACAAGGGTTGTTTTTAGGCATTGAACTGGTAGATGCTAACCTGACTCCCTTAGCCGAACAAACCGATTATTTAGCTAACCGAATGAAAAATTATGGTATTTTAATGAGTACCGATGGACCAGATTATAATGTGTTAAAAATCAAACCGCCTATTGTATTTACTAAAAAAAATGCAGAGGAGTTATTATTCTATTTAAAGAAAATTTTTAGCGAGGATTTTATGCAAGTTACCATCACCAGTTAG
- the cysC gene encoding adenylyl-sulfate kinase — protein MNKNLKNHHYSVTKEDRLRRHGHQSFLILFTGLSGAGKSSIASRLEHLLFKKNIETYTLDGDNIRNGINKNLSFSPIDRSENNRRIAEISKLFIDAGTVVLAAIIAPYKKDRAIIKNIVAPENYIEVFVNTSLGTCEKRDPKGLYKKARAGEIKNMTGISDPYEAPTNPDIEINEHLSIDEATALVFEFIKDKLTVN, from the coding sequence ATGAATAAAAATTTAAAAAACCATCATTATAGTGTTACTAAAGAAGATCGCCTTAGACGTCACGGGCATCAATCTTTTCTAATTTTATTTACGGGCTTATCCGGCGCTGGAAAATCAAGTATTGCTAGTCGTTTGGAACATCTTCTTTTCAAAAAAAATATTGAAACCTATACTCTGGATGGAGATAATATTAGAAATGGTATTAATAAAAACCTTAGCTTCAGTCCTATAGACAGGTCAGAAAACAATAGACGAATTGCAGAAATTTCGAAACTATTTATTGATGCTGGTACAGTCGTTTTGGCTGCTATCATTGCTCCATATAAAAAAGATAGAGCTATTATTAAAAATATAGTTGCTCCTGAAAATTACATAGAAGTGTTTGTTAATACGAGTTTGGGTACCTGTGAAAAAAGGGACCCTAAGGGTTTGTACAAAAAAGCCAGAGCTGGTGAAATAAAAAATATGACGGGGATTTCCGATCCTTATGAAGCGCCAACAAATCCAGACATAGAAATTAATGAGCATCTGTCAATTGATGAAGCAACAGCATTGGTTTTTGAATTCATAAAAGATAAGTTAACAGTGAATTAA
- a CDS encoding DUF2061 domain-containing protein, with protein MKTQFIKRHLAKTITWRIIGTLDTFIISWLISGSPFVGLQIGLAEVITKLILYYLHERVWFRFKIKNSTKRHLLKTITWRVIGTLDTFLLSWLISGSPFIGLQIGLAEVISKMLLYYLHERAWYKINYGIEKRDKKEDI; from the coding sequence ATGAAAACACAATTTATTAAAAGGCATTTAGCAAAAACGATTACGTGGAGAATTATTGGTACTTTGGATACCTTTATTATATCTTGGCTAATTTCTGGTAGTCCTTTTGTAGGATTGCAAATAGGTCTAGCTGAAGTTATAACCAAACTGATTTTATATTACTTACATGAGCGTGTTTGGTTTAGGTTTAAAATAAAAAACAGTACAAAAAGACATCTTTTAAAAACGATAACATGGCGAGTTATTGGAACATTAGATACTTTTTTATTGTCATGGTTAATTTCCGGTAGCCCTTTTATAGGATTGCAAATAGGACTGGCCGAAGTTATAAGTAAAATGCTTTTGTATTATCTTCATGAACGTGCTTGGTATAAAATTAATTATGGTATCGAAAAACGAGATAAAAAAGAGGATATTTAA